The Actinocatenispora sera genome has a window encoding:
- a CDS encoding DUF3043 domain-containing protein, protein MPSLFKRRADAAETVDTEPAEPAEATEADEAATRPRAYTEKKGKATPKRSEAQKRAKEAPPADRKEAARRLRDRQRAERAEARQKMAAGDDRYLPARDRGPEKALARKVVDSRRNIGSYFLIAALVILIGTSQSMPPLVRTVAQVLWFALAFLFVLDSVLLCRKVRKAMKAKMPKAAVRWGSMYMYVVMRSITFRKLRLPSPQVKIGEPL, encoded by the coding sequence GTGCCCTCCCTGTTCAAGCGCCGCGCGGACGCGGCCGAGACCGTCGACACCGAGCCCGCCGAGCCCGCCGAGGCCACCGAGGCCGACGAGGCGGCGACCCGACCCCGGGCGTACACGGAGAAGAAGGGCAAGGCGACCCCGAAGCGCAGCGAAGCGCAGAAGCGGGCGAAGGAGGCACCGCCCGCCGATCGCAAGGAGGCGGCCCGCCGGCTGCGCGACCGGCAGCGGGCGGAGCGCGCCGAGGCCCGGCAGAAGATGGCCGCCGGCGACGATCGCTACCTGCCGGCCCGGGACCGCGGGCCGGAGAAGGCGCTGGCCCGCAAGGTGGTCGACTCGCGCCGCAACATCGGCAGCTACTTCCTGATCGCGGCGCTGGTGATCCTGATCGGCACGTCGCAGAGCATGCCGCCGCTGGTGCGCACCGTCGCCCAGGTGCTGTGGTTCGCGCTGGCGTTCCTGTTCGTGCTCGACTCGGTGCTGCTGTGCCGCAAGGTGCGCAAGGCCATGAAGGCGAAGATGCCGAAGGCCGCGGTGCGCTGGGGCAGCATGTACATGTATGTCGTGATGCGCTCGATCACCTTCCGCAAGCTGCGGCTGCCCTCCCCCCAGGTCAAGATCGGCGAACCGCTCTGA
- the coxB gene encoding cytochrome c oxidase subunit II — MVAGPTDTARASHAPRPTASPRRRSARRVAAVAFGGAALLTSLAGCSAKDAFAFGWPHGGITPQAHKMYNMWIGSTIAALCVGVLVWGLIFWCVVRYRKRGERLPVQTRYNLPIELVYSIVPFFVIAVLFYYTAVTESYVNKTSKHPDATVHVVAFKWNWQFQYPDAKGSNGQPVQTTGTSSYIPVLVVPTHKKVQFIEDSEDVIHSFWVPELLFKRDVFPGGTTNKFEVTIEKEGAYVGRCAELCGTYHSQMNFEMRAVSWTDYQKFLQDKQKGMSTPAALRDIGQAPYATTTHPFDTDRTSRTAS; from the coding sequence GTGGTCGCAGGTCCAACAGACACCGCTCGCGCCAGCCACGCGCCCCGTCCCACCGCGTCGCCGCGACGCAGGTCTGCCCGGCGGGTCGCCGCCGTCGCGTTCGGCGGGGCCGCGCTGCTCACGTCGCTCGCCGGCTGCTCGGCCAAGGACGCCTTCGCGTTCGGCTGGCCGCACGGTGGCATCACGCCGCAGGCGCACAAGATGTACAACATGTGGATCGGCTCCACGATCGCCGCGCTGTGCGTCGGCGTGCTGGTGTGGGGGCTGATCTTCTGGTGCGTGGTGCGCTACCGCAAGCGCGGCGAGCGGCTGCCTGTGCAGACCCGGTACAACCTGCCGATCGAGCTGGTCTACTCGATCGTGCCGTTCTTCGTCATCGCGGTGCTGTTCTACTACACGGCGGTCACCGAGTCGTACGTGAACAAGACCTCCAAGCACCCCGACGCCACCGTGCACGTGGTCGCGTTCAAGTGGAACTGGCAGTTCCAGTACCCGGACGCCAAGGGCAGCAACGGCCAGCCGGTGCAGACGACCGGGACCAGCAGCTACATCCCGGTGCTGGTGGTGCCGACGCACAAGAAGGTCCAGTTCATCGAGGACTCCGAGGACGTCATCCACTCGTTCTGGGTGCCGGAGCTGCTGTTCAAGCGGGACGTGTTCCCGGGCGGGACGACGAACAAGTTCGAGGTGACGATCGAGAAGGAAGGCGCCTACGTCGGCCGCTGCGCCGAGCTGTGCGGCACCTACCACTCGCAGATGAACTTCGAGATGCGTGCGGTCAGCTGGACCGACTACCAGAAGTTCCTGCAGGACAAGCAGAAGGGGATGTCGACGCCGGCCGCGCTGCGCGACATCGGCCAGGCGCCGTACGCGACGACCACGCACCCCTTCGACACCGACCGCACCTCTCGTACCGCGAGCTGA
- a CDS encoding glycerate kinase, producing the protein MRVLICPDKFAGTLSAPEAAAAVAAGWRSVGPDDTLLVRPLADGGPGFLDVLAAALPGRRVPVRTTDPLGRPADGEVFVVGDTAYLESAQACGLHLLAAEERDPNRTTSYGLGLLLAAAAETGARTIVVGLGGSATNDGGAGMLAALGAAPVDDTGRVLPYGGAALLAVAGLSGTPRLRGAALVAATDVDNPLTGLSGASAVFGPQKGADRADVLRLDDALQRYAEVLVRDVPGCPPEVAALPGAGAAGGLGAALYALGATRTSGAGLVRSLVDLDAALDDCDLVITGEGSFDFQSLRGKLPAMVAAAAAERGVPCVVLAGRVDVGRREAAAAGIEAAYSVAEEVGSVGAAMAEPAAGLTALAARTARRWR; encoded by the coding sequence ATGCGCGTACTGATCTGCCCGGACAAGTTCGCCGGCACGCTGTCGGCCCCCGAGGCCGCCGCCGCGGTCGCGGCCGGCTGGCGCTCCGTCGGCCCGGACGACACGCTGCTGGTCCGGCCGCTCGCCGATGGCGGCCCCGGCTTCCTCGACGTGCTCGCCGCCGCGCTGCCCGGCCGGCGCGTCCCGGTCCGTACCACCGACCCGCTCGGGCGCCCGGCCGACGGCGAGGTGTTCGTCGTCGGCGACACCGCGTACCTGGAGTCCGCCCAGGCCTGCGGCCTGCACCTGCTCGCCGCCGAGGAGCGCGACCCGAACCGCACCACCTCGTACGGGCTGGGTCTGCTGCTCGCCGCCGCGGCCGAGACCGGTGCCCGCACGATCGTGGTCGGGCTCGGCGGCTCCGCCACCAACGACGGCGGCGCCGGCATGCTCGCCGCGCTCGGCGCCGCGCCGGTCGACGACACCGGCCGAGTCCTGCCGTACGGCGGGGCCGCGCTGCTCGCCGTCGCCGGCCTGTCCGGTACGCCGCGGCTGCGCGGGGCGGCGCTGGTGGCCGCCACCGACGTGGACAACCCGCTGACGGGGTTGTCCGGCGCGTCCGCGGTGTTCGGGCCGCAGAAGGGCGCCGACCGGGCCGACGTGCTGCGCCTCGACGACGCGCTGCAGCGGTATGCCGAGGTGCTGGTACGCGACGTGCCCGGGTGCCCGCCGGAGGTGGCCGCGCTGCCCGGCGCCGGGGCCGCCGGTGGGCTCGGCGCCGCGTTGTATGCGCTCGGCGCCACCCGTACCTCCGGGGCCGGCCTGGTCCGCTCGCTGGTCGACCTGGACGCCGCGCTGGACGACTGCGACCTGGTGATCACGGGGGAGGGGTCGTTCGACTTCCAGTCGCTGCGCGGCAAGCTGCCGGCGATGGTCGCGGCCGCCGCCGCCGAGCGCGGTGTGCCCTGCGTGGTGCTCGCCGGCCGGGTCGACGTCGGCCGGCGGGAGGCCGCGGCGGCCGGCATCGAGGCGGCGTACTCGGTGGCCGAGGAGGTGGGCAGCGTGGGGGCGGCGATGGCCGAACCCGCGGCCGGCCTGACCGCGCTGGCCGCCCGTACCGCCCGCCGGTGGCGCTGA
- the murA gene encoding UDP-N-acetylglucosamine 1-carboxyvinyltransferase, which yields MLVVRGGTPLCGEIRVRGAKNLVSKAMVAALLGSTPSTLYDVPAIRDVEVVTGLLRLHGVRVEPLGDGRLVLDPANVETADVEELNVHAGASRIPILFCGPLLHRLGRAFIPDLGGCRIGGRPIDFHLDALREMGAVVDKTADGLVLTAPDGLHGTTLALPYPSVGATEQVLLAAVLADGITELHNAAVEPEITDLIALLQKMGALITAHTDRLLRIEGVPALRGYSHRPLPDRLEAASWACAALATRGDVLVRGARQADLMTFLNVYRAVGGEFEVDDDPVDGGIRFWHPGGDLGAVALETDVHPGFMTDWQQPLVVALTQARGLSIVHETVYENRLGFTDALVTMGATIQVYSACLGATPCRFGHGGYRHSAVISGPSKLQGNDLVIPDLRGGFSHFIAALAAEGSSRVFGVHLIDRGYEDFGAKLAALGATVDGPAYERAGLRLAGGPLEAAR from the coding sequence ATGCTCGTGGTTCGCGGCGGCACGCCGCTGTGCGGCGAGATCCGGGTACGCGGGGCGAAGAACCTGGTGTCCAAGGCGATGGTGGCGGCCCTGCTCGGCAGCACGCCGAGCACGTTGTACGACGTACCGGCGATCCGCGACGTCGAGGTGGTGACCGGGCTGCTCCGGCTGCACGGGGTGCGGGTGGAGCCGCTCGGCGACGGCCGGCTGGTGCTGGATCCCGCGAACGTGGAGACCGCGGACGTCGAGGAGCTGAACGTGCACGCCGGCGCGAGCCGGATCCCGATCCTGTTCTGCGGACCGCTGCTGCACCGGCTCGGGCGGGCGTTCATTCCGGATCTCGGCGGCTGCCGGATCGGCGGCCGGCCGATCGACTTCCACCTCGACGCGCTGCGCGAGATGGGCGCGGTGGTCGACAAGACGGCCGACGGCCTGGTGCTCACCGCACCGGACGGGCTGCACGGCACCACGCTGGCCCTGCCGTACCCCAGCGTCGGCGCGACCGAGCAGGTACTGCTGGCCGCGGTACTGGCCGACGGCATCACCGAACTGCACAACGCCGCGGTGGAGCCGGAGATCACCGACCTGATCGCGCTGCTGCAGAAGATGGGTGCGCTGATCACCGCGCACACCGACCGGCTGCTGCGGATCGAGGGCGTACCGGCGCTGCGCGGCTACTCGCACCGGCCCCTGCCGGACCGGCTGGAGGCGGCGAGCTGGGCCTGCGCGGCCCTGGCCACCCGGGGCGATGTGCTGGTCCGCGGCGCCCGGCAGGCCGACCTGATGACGTTCCTCAACGTGTACCGGGCGGTCGGCGGCGAGTTCGAGGTGGACGACGACCCCGTGGACGGCGGCATCCGGTTCTGGCACCCGGGCGGCGATCTGGGCGCGGTGGCGCTGGAGACCGACGTGCACCCCGGCTTCATGACCGACTGGCAGCAGCCGCTGGTGGTGGCGCTGACCCAGGCCCGCGGGCTGTCGATCGTGCACGAGACGGTGTACGAGAACCGGCTCGGGTTCACCGACGCGCTGGTCACCATGGGCGCGACGATCCAGGTGTACTCGGCCTGCCTGGGCGCCACGCCGTGCCGGTTCGGGCACGGTGGGTACCGGCACTCGGCGGTGATCTCCGGTCCCAGCAAGCTGCAGGGCAACGACCTGGTGATCCCGGACCTGCGCGGCGGCTTCAGCCACTTCATCGCCGCGCTGGCCGCCGAGGGCAGTTCCCGCGTGTTCGGCGTGCACCTGATCGACCGCGGGTACGAGGACTTCGGCGCGAAGCTCGCCGCGCTCGGTGCCACCGTGGACGGCCCGGCGTACGAACGGGCCGGCCTGCGGCTCGCCGGCGGCCCCCTCGAAGCCGCCCGCTGA
- a CDS encoding nucleoside triphosphate pyrophosphohydrolase encodes MPTERHDKLVRDRIPEIVSASGARPETRVADPVEFRALLRAKLVEEVYEFLEDENPAELADILEVVRALAVDLSTEPDELERMRKKKVTERGGYAERIVLLAVHS; translated from the coding sequence ATGCCTACCGAACGCCACGACAAGCTGGTACGCGATCGGATCCCCGAGATCGTGTCGGCTTCCGGTGCCCGTCCGGAGACCAGGGTCGCCGACCCCGTCGAGTTCCGTGCCCTGCTGCGCGCCAAGCTGGTCGAGGAGGTGTACGAGTTCCTGGAGGACGAGAACCCGGCCGAGCTGGCCGACATCCTGGAGGTCGTGCGCGCCCTCGCGGTCGACCTGTCGACCGAGCCGGACGAGCTCGAACGGATGCGAAAGAAGAAGGTCACCGAACGCGGCGGCTACGCCGAGCGCATCGTGCTGCTCGCCGTACACAGCTGA
- a CDS encoding GNAT family N-acetyltransferase encodes MPVTVRVVDPVEWSTDSSRLTRYAFQPSPAELDAGRNLAQGKLYARFSRTHVLYEDDAPRATAMVWRMHQHVRGRLLPMGGIGGVATDPAARRGGRARQLLTAVLADMRAQGQVVSTLYPFRPSFYERFGYAGLAQERRVRIAPAALLPLLRLDLPGEVTLHRHVEVAGDIQRFETELAAQMPGMAVYDDPDGELLANQTPSWAAIARVDGRMTGYLRYSITEHGGDLDARRFLYRDPVTRSLLLGWVARHTDQVASAVLRLPPGETPETWTADADLMVEAKVAPMTDAAPMARILSVDGLAGIDAGPGEITVRVDDPLIGGVYSLSGGGTLSVTPGGTPSAELTGPGLAALVYGALDPAELPLRGFGTLDEPAAASLRSLFPPTTSHLVAHF; translated from the coding sequence ATGCCGGTCACCGTCCGGGTGGTCGACCCTGTCGAATGGTCGACCGACTCGTCGCGGCTGACCAGGTACGCGTTCCAGCCGAGTCCGGCCGAGCTGGACGCCGGGCGCAACCTCGCCCAGGGCAAGCTCTACGCGCGGTTCAGCCGCACCCACGTGCTGTACGAGGACGATGCGCCGCGGGCCACCGCAATGGTGTGGCGGATGCACCAGCACGTGCGCGGCCGGCTGCTGCCGATGGGCGGGATCGGCGGCGTGGCCACCGATCCGGCGGCCCGGCGGGGCGGCCGGGCCCGGCAGCTGCTGACCGCGGTGCTGGCCGACATGCGCGCGCAGGGCCAGGTGGTCAGCACGCTGTACCCGTTCCGGCCGTCGTTCTACGAGCGGTTCGGCTATGCCGGGCTGGCGCAGGAGCGCCGGGTTCGGATCGCGCCGGCCGCCCTGCTGCCGCTGCTGCGCCTGGACCTGCCGGGCGAGGTGACGCTGCACCGGCACGTCGAGGTGGCCGGCGACATCCAGCGGTTCGAGACCGAGCTGGCCGCCCAGATGCCGGGCATGGCGGTGTACGACGATCCGGACGGCGAGCTGCTCGCCAACCAGACGCCGTCGTGGGCGGCGATCGCCCGGGTGGATGGCCGGATGACCGGCTACCTGCGGTACTCCATCACCGAGCACGGCGGGGATCTGGACGCGCGCCGGTTCCTCTACCGCGACCCGGTCACCAGGTCGCTGCTGCTGGGCTGGGTGGCGCGGCACACCGACCAGGTGGCCAGCGCGGTGCTGCGGCTGCCGCCCGGCGAGACCCCGGAGACCTGGACCGCGGACGCCGACCTGATGGTCGAGGCGAAGGTCGCGCCGATGACCGACGCGGCGCCGATGGCCCGGATCCTGTCGGTCGACGGGCTCGCTGGCATCGACGCGGGTCCGGGCGAGATCACGGTACGGGTGGACGACCCGCTGATCGGCGGCGTCTACTCGCTGTCCGGCGGCGGCACGCTGTCGGTCACCCCCGGCGGTACGCCGAGTGCCGAGCTGACCGGGCCCGGCCTGGCGGCGCTGGTGTACGGCGCGCTGGATCCCGCCGAGCTGCCGCTGCGCGGCTTCGGCACGCTCGACGAGCCGGCCGCCGCCAGCCTGCGCTCGCTCTTCCCGCCCACCACCAGCCACCTGGTCGCCCACTTCTGA
- a CDS encoding HesB/IscA family protein — MTVQQTTESSTDGIILTDVAAEKVKALLDQEGRDDLRLRVAVQPGGCSGLRYQLFFDERSLDGDVVKDFGGVEVVVDRMSVPYLGGATIDFADRIDRQGFTIDNPNASGSCACGDSFH; from the coding sequence GTGACTGTTCAGCAGACCACCGAGTCGTCCACCGACGGGATCATCCTCACCGACGTCGCGGCGGAGAAGGTCAAGGCGCTGCTCGACCAGGAAGGCCGCGACGACCTGCGGCTGCGGGTCGCGGTTCAGCCCGGTGGCTGCTCCGGCCTGCGGTATCAGCTGTTCTTCGACGAGCGCTCGCTCGACGGCGACGTGGTGAAGGACTTCGGCGGCGTCGAGGTCGTCGTCGACCGGATGAGCGTGCCCTACCTCGGCGGCGCGACGATCGACTTCGCCGACCGCATCGACCGCCAGGGCTTCACCATCGACAACCCGAACGCGTCGGGCTCCTGCGCCTGCGGCGACAGCTTTCACTGA
- a CDS encoding carbohydrate kinase family protein gives MKIAVTGSIATDHLMHFPGRFAEQLLPDQLHQVSLSFLVDELEVRRGGVAANIAFGMAQLGLSPMLVGAVGTDFTDYRGWLTRHGVDCDSVHVSETAHTARFVCTTDEDMCQIASFYAGAMAEARNIELQPVADRAGGLDLVLIGANDPAGMLRHSDECRQRGIPFAADPSQQLARMSGDDARRLIEGADYLLTNDYEKNLLEQKTGLSDDEILDLVKVRVTTLGKDGARIAGRGLEPVHVPVAKEIAAHDPTGVGDGFRAGFFAGLSWGLTLERAAQIGSMVATLVLETIGTQEYTVEPERFIARLTESYGEVCAKEVRAKLIG, from the coding sequence ATGAAGATCGCCGTCACTGGATCGATCGCCACCGACCATCTGATGCACTTCCCGGGTCGGTTCGCCGAGCAGCTGCTGCCCGACCAGCTGCACCAGGTGTCGCTCTCCTTCCTGGTCGACGAGCTGGAGGTACGGCGGGGCGGGGTGGCCGCCAACATCGCGTTCGGCATGGCGCAGCTCGGGCTGAGCCCGATGCTCGTCGGTGCGGTCGGCACCGACTTCACCGACTACCGGGGGTGGCTGACCCGGCACGGCGTCGACTGCGACTCGGTGCACGTCTCCGAGACCGCGCACACCGCCCGGTTCGTCTGCACCACCGACGAGGACATGTGCCAGATCGCCTCGTTCTACGCGGGCGCGATGGCCGAGGCGCGCAACATCGAGCTGCAGCCGGTCGCCGACCGGGCCGGCGGCCTCGACCTGGTCCTGATCGGGGCGAACGACCCGGCGGGCATGCTGCGGCACTCCGACGAGTGCCGGCAGCGGGGCATTCCGTTCGCCGCCGACCCGTCACAGCAGTTGGCCCGGATGTCCGGCGACGACGCGCGCCGGCTGATCGAGGGCGCCGACTACCTGCTCACCAACGACTACGAGAAGAACCTGCTGGAGCAGAAGACCGGGCTGTCCGACGACGAGATCCTCGACCTGGTCAAGGTGCGCGTCACCACGCTGGGCAAGGACGGTGCCCGGATCGCCGGCCGCGGCCTCGAGCCGGTGCACGTTCCGGTGGCCAAGGAGATCGCCGCGCACGACCCGACCGGCGTCGGCGACGGCTTCCGGGCCGGCTTCTTCGCCGGCCTGTCCTGGGGGCTGACGCTGGAGCGGGCCGCCCAGATCGGCAGCATGGTCGCCACCCTCGTCCTGGAGACCATCGGCACCCAGGAGTACACCGTGGAGCCGGAGCGGTTCATCGCCCGGCTGACCGAGTCGTACGGCGAGGTCTGCGCCAAGGAGGTCCGGGCCAAGCTGATCGGCTGA
- a CDS encoding cytochrome c oxidase subunit 4, translating into MKTESRIFNIVALFLALAAVVYGFWTRAADGHVEVIGVVALILSTLLLLMCGLYFAFIARRMEPRPEDREDAEISDGAGEVGFFSPGSYWPFGMALAAAIAGLGVVFWQVWLLVAGLIAVIAAVCGFVFEYYTGTRKVHGHE; encoded by the coding sequence ATGAAGACCGAATCCCGAATCTTCAACATCGTCGCGCTGTTCCTGGCGCTGGCGGCCGTGGTCTACGGCTTCTGGACCCGCGCGGCCGACGGGCACGTCGAGGTCATCGGCGTCGTCGCGTTGATCCTGTCGACGCTGCTGCTGCTGATGTGCGGGCTCTACTTCGCGTTCATCGCCCGCCGGATGGAGCCCCGCCCGGAGGACCGCGAGGACGCCGAGATCTCCGACGGCGCCGGTGAGGTCGGTTTCTTCAGCCCGGGCAGCTACTGGCCGTTCGGGATGGCGCTGGCCGCCGCGATCGCCGGCCTCGGCGTCGTGTTCTGGCAGGTCTGGCTGCTGGTCGCGGGCCTCATCGCGGTGATCGCCGCGGTGTGCGGCTTCGTCTTCGAGTACTACACCGGCACCCGCAAGGTCCACGGCCACGAGTAG
- the trpD gene encoding anthranilate phosphoribosyltransferase, translated as MGDRTWPVLLSALLRGDTLSTDDTAWAMGEIMAGNATGAQIAGFAIALRAKGETPAEVTGLVEVMLEHAERVTLAAPGELADAVDVVGTGGDGAHTVNISTMAAIVAAGAGVPVVKHGNRAASSRCGAADLLEELGVPLDLGPAEVARCVREAGIGFCFSARFHPGMRHAGPVRREIGVPTFFNFLGPLTNPGLPRAGAIGCADLRMAPVLARVLADRGCSAMVLRGEDGLDEFTTTAPTRLWVVHDHAVREGTVDARELGLSPATPADLRGADATYNARVARDVLAGAAGPAREAVLINAAAAIAAYRGLADDVIGALRDGLQEAAAAIDTGAAAATLDRWVRVARG; from the coding sequence ATGGGCGATCGGACCTGGCCGGTCCTGCTGTCCGCGCTGCTGCGCGGCGACACGCTGAGCACCGACGACACCGCCTGGGCCATGGGCGAGATCATGGCCGGCAACGCCACCGGCGCGCAGATCGCCGGGTTCGCGATCGCACTGCGGGCCAAGGGCGAGACACCCGCCGAGGTCACCGGCCTGGTCGAGGTCATGCTCGAGCACGCCGAGCGGGTCACGCTCGCGGCGCCGGGCGAGCTCGCCGACGCGGTCGACGTCGTCGGTACCGGCGGGGACGGCGCGCACACCGTGAACATCTCCACCATGGCAGCGATCGTCGCGGCCGGCGCCGGCGTCCCGGTGGTCAAGCACGGCAACCGGGCCGCCTCGTCCCGGTGCGGCGCGGCCGACCTGCTCGAGGAGCTCGGCGTACCGCTGGATCTCGGCCCGGCCGAGGTGGCACGGTGCGTGCGCGAGGCGGGCATCGGCTTCTGCTTCTCCGCCCGGTTCCACCCCGGCATGCGGCACGCCGGGCCGGTCCGCCGCGAGATCGGGGTGCCGACGTTCTTCAACTTCCTCGGCCCGCTGACCAACCCCGGACTGCCCCGGGCCGGCGCGATCGGCTGCGCCGACCTGCGGATGGCGCCGGTGCTGGCCCGGGTGCTGGCCGACCGCGGCTGCTCGGCGATGGTGCTCCGGGGCGAGGACGGGTTGGACGAGTTCACCACCACCGCCCCCACGAGGCTGTGGGTGGTGCACGACCACGCGGTACGCGAGGGCACGGTCGACGCGCGCGAGCTGGGACTGTCCCCGGCGACGCCGGCGGATCTGCGCGGCGCGGACGCCACGTACAACGCGCGGGTGGCGCGCGACGTGCTCGCCGGCGCGGCCGGCCCGGCCCGCGAGGCGGTGCTGATCAACGCCGCGGCGGCGATCGCCGCGTACCGGGGGCTGGCCGACGACGTGATCGGTGCGCTGCGCGACGGGCTGCAGGAGGCCGCCGCGGCGATCGACACCGGCGCGGCCGCCGCGACGCTGGACCGCTGGGTCCGGGTCGCCCGGGGTTGA
- a CDS encoding chemotaxis protein CheY yields the protein MVNTAPIARTVLLYSDDEKVRERMRLSIGRRPAADLSVTFVECADQRDVLMHADEHDVDLLLLDGEAWPAGGMGIAHQIKEEIIDPPVTVVVVGRDADRWLAAWSLADAVLAHPLDPVTTADTLADLLRRQSEGRVATTR from the coding sequence ATGGTCAACACCGCGCCGATCGCCCGCACCGTCCTGCTCTACAGCGACGACGAGAAGGTCCGCGAGCGGATGCGGCTGTCCATCGGCCGCCGGCCGGCGGCCGACCTGTCGGTCACCTTCGTCGAGTGCGCCGACCAGCGCGACGTGCTGATGCACGCCGACGAGCACGACGTCGACCTGCTGCTGCTCGACGGTGAGGCCTGGCCGGCCGGCGGGATGGGCATCGCGCACCAGATCAAGGAAGAGATCATCGACCCACCGGTGACCGTCGTGGTGGTCGGCCGGGACGCCGATCGATGGCTCGCGGCCTGGTCCCTCGCGGACGCCGTTCTCGCCCATCCACTGGACCCGGTGACCACCGCCGACACGCTCGCCGACCTGCTGCGCCGGCAGAGCGAAGGGCGCGTCGCCACCACCCGGTGA
- a CDS encoding GNAT family N-acetyltransferase, translated as MISVRPVPADDAALATLGATDLPPRALCLLAERDATPVGCCVLTGAPPGVVPLVRIDPLIVLPGAVGAERALLTAAERFAARLGASAVLLPEYRPGIEVAGYRPADDGYRKPLPRS; from the coding sequence GTGATCTCGGTACGGCCGGTCCCCGCCGACGACGCCGCGCTGGCCACGCTGGGTGCGACGGACCTGCCGCCGCGGGCGCTGTGCCTGCTCGCCGAGCGGGACGCAACCCCCGTCGGTTGCTGCGTGCTGACCGGTGCACCGCCGGGCGTCGTACCGCTGGTGCGGATCGACCCGCTGATCGTGCTGCCCGGTGCGGTCGGCGCGGAGCGGGCCCTGCTGACGGCCGCGGAACGGTTCGCCGCCCGGCTCGGAGCGAGCGCCGTGCTGCTGCCGGAGTACCGGCCGGGGATCGAGGTGGCCGGCTACCGCCCCGCCGACGACGGGTACCGCAAGCCACTCCCCCGGTCCTGA
- a CDS encoding ABC transporter ATP-binding protein encodes MSQSVPGDEVLTAEHVTKHFTASRGGRLGRRRPPVRAVEDVSLSLTAGRITAMVGESGCGKSTVARLLAQIYPPTAGRILLHGKPVGRNRDYRRQVQMVFQDPFASLNPFHKVHYHLARPLKLHGHARTAAEVDEQVAALLERVSLTPVDQFMHKLPHELSGGQRQRVAIARALAVRPVALIADEPVSMLDVSIRLGVLRLLEQLAREENLALLYITHDIASARYFADDILVMYAGQLIEQGPAEQVTDDPAHPYTRLLLSAAPDPDRLEEPTDETTDHGEPPSLISPPSGCRFHPRCPVAMPECSTTVPTRAQVADAHWTNCHLYDQAPIDA; translated from the coding sequence ATGAGCCAGAGCGTCCCGGGTGACGAGGTGTTGACCGCCGAGCACGTCACCAAGCACTTCACCGCCTCGCGCGGTGGCCGGCTCGGCCGGCGCCGGCCGCCGGTGCGGGCGGTGGAGGACGTCAGCCTGTCGCTGACCGCCGGCCGGATCACCGCGATGGTCGGCGAGTCCGGCTGCGGCAAGTCCACGGTGGCCCGGCTGCTGGCCCAGATCTACCCGCCCACCGCGGGCCGGATCCTGTTGCACGGCAAGCCGGTCGGCCGCAACCGCGACTACCGGCGCCAGGTGCAGATGGTGTTCCAGGACCCGTTCGCCTCGCTCAACCCGTTCCACAAGGTGCACTACCACCTCGCCCGGCCGCTGAAGCTGCACGGGCACGCGCGTACCGCCGCCGAGGTGGACGAGCAGGTCGCGGCGCTGCTGGAGCGGGTCAGCCTGACCCCGGTCGACCAGTTCATGCACAAGCTGCCGCACGAGCTGTCCGGCGGCCAGCGGCAGCGGGTGGCGATCGCGCGGGCCCTCGCGGTACGGCCGGTCGCGCTGATCGCCGACGAGCCGGTGTCGATGCTGGACGTGTCGATCCGGCTCGGCGTGCTGCGGTTGCTGGAACAGCTCGCCCGGGAGGAGAACCTGGCGCTGCTCTACATCACCCACGACATCGCCAGCGCGCGCTACTTCGCCGACGACATCCTGGTGATGTACGCCGGGCAGCTGATCGAGCAGGGGCCGGCGGAGCAGGTGACCGACGACCCGGCGCACCCCTACACCAGGCTGCTGCTGTCCGCGGCGCCCGACCCGGACCGGCTCGAGGAGCCGACCGACGAGACGACCGACCACGGCGAGCCGCCGAGCCTGATCAGCCCGCCGTCCGGCTGCCGGTTCCACCCGCGCTGCCCGGTGGCGATGCCGGAATGCTCGACGACCGTACCGACCCGGGCACAGGTCGCCGACGCGCACTGGACCAACTGCCACCTCTACGACCAGGCACCCATCGACGCCTGA